Proteins encoded in a region of the Oncorhynchus keta strain PuntledgeMale-10-30-2019 chromosome 3, Oket_V2, whole genome shotgun sequence genome:
- the LOC118374297 gene encoding E3 ubiquitin/ISG15 ligase TRIM25-like → MASSSRLLSEEQFQCSICLDVFTEPVSTPCGHNFCKVCISGYWDTTDLCQCPMCKRTFYTRPELNINTAFRDVVDYVNRIRVKNREKSPAEAGEVVCDICTRMKLKALKSCLECQTSFCETHLQPHQRVTGLKRHKLIDPVENMEDRMCKKHDRQLELFCRTDQTCVCQFCTEADHKTHHTVPLEKEFGERKAQLVKTEQHVWQMIQERLEKVQKIKHSVEFSKIDTQRVMADSLQVFTDLMDSIEKSKKELIEEVEEKQKAAENQAEGFIKELEQEINDLRRRHTELEQLSHTEDHLHLLQTFPSLYTTPNIKDWSEISVYSETCVGNLRSVLRSFVSELEKTVRRAFSEKFNNAMEDFHDVNLKKMQQYAVDVTLDPDTAYDRVVQSKDKKQLRKGRKNLPDNTDRFR, encoded by the coding sequence ATGGCGTCCTCTAGCCGTCTCCTGTCTGAAGAGCAGTTCCAGTGCTCTATCTGTCTGGATGTGTTCACTGAGCCTGTCTCAACTCCATGTGGACACAACTTCTGCAAGGTCTGTATCAGCGGATACTGGGATACAACTGACCTGTGCCAGTGTCCAATGTGTAAGAGGACATTCTACACAAGACCAGAGCTCAATATCAACACAGCATTCCGAGATGTTGTAGATTATGTTAACAGGATCAGGGTCAAAAACAGAGAAAAGTCCCCTGCTGAGGCTGGAGAAGTGGTCTGTGACATCTGCACGAGGATGAAGCTCAAGGCCTTGAAGTCCTGCCTGGAGTGTCAGACCTCTTTCTGTGAGACTCACCTGCAGCCTCATCAGAGAGTCACCGGCCTGAAAAGGCACAAGCTAATAGACCCCGTTGAGAACATGGAAGACAGGATGTGTAAGAAGCATGACAGACAGCTGGAGCTGTTCTGTAGGACCGACCAGACTTGTGTGTGTCAGTTCTGCACTGAGGCAGACCACAAGACTCACCACACCGTCCCTCTAGAGAAAGAGTTTGGAGAGAGGAAGGCTCAGCTGGTGAAGACGGAGCAACATGTATGGCAGATGATCCAGGAGCGACTAGAGAAGGTGCAGAAGATCAAACATTCAGTAGAGTTCAGCAAGATAGATACACAGAGAGTGATGGCAGACAGTCTGCAGGTTTTCACTGATCTGATGGATTCCATTGAGAAAAGCAAGAAGGAGCTCATTGAGGAGGTTGAGGAGAAGCAGAAAGCAGCAGAGAATCAGGCTGAAGGGTTTATTAAAGAGCTGGAGCAGGAAATCAATGACCTACGTAGGAGACACACTGAGTTGGAACAGCTCTCACACACCGAggaccacctccacctcctccagacCTTCCCATCCCTGTACACCACTCCAAACATCAAGGACTGGTCTGAGATCAGTGTTTACAGTGAGACGTGTGTGGGGAATTTGAGGAGTGTTTTGAGAAGCTTTGTGTCTGAGCTGGAAAAGACAGTGAGGAGAGCATTTTCTGAAAAATTCAATAATGCAATGGAGGACTTTCATGACGTCAATCTGAAAAAGATGCAGCAGTATGCAGTGGATGTGACTCTGGACCCTGATACAGCCTATGACAGGGTCGTCCAATCTAAGGACAAGAAACAGTTGAGAAAAGGAAGAAAAAATCTCCCTGACAACACAGATAGGTTTCGTTGA